Proteins encoded within one genomic window of Lampris incognitus isolate fLamInc1 chromosome 19, fLamInc1.hap2, whole genome shotgun sequence:
- the lrrc31 gene encoding leucine-rich repeat-containing protein 31 isoform X2: MSFCVQTLTPRDFPPHTAAAEAAAAAAVCAGLQMESADGQRGRDTSQRRSPLDLIMNQIRRKRTAADRKPSVLSCTSDRGGIPEDTEDREGRGEGPAVADSVQTERDLAWGRVCVFLHQLGKTADHRSLKLAHCDLTATDLLELATLLCCLPQLEEMDLSWNELIGGSLPSLTTHIQHVGRIRTLKLCSCRLNADDITALGEALECVPFLEMLDLSWNVGVGGGALRGLLDKLHPQLRELHLVACQLISTDAAILGAAVSALPRLCVLDVSCNPLLAEESNEEASGGIRRLALSLSHIASLATLRLQACGLTSHSLDALGGLFRCLPAMRELDLSCNKGLSGGLSHLTSHLSHLTHLESLDLHLCCLTHSDLESLVQVLPSLPELTDADLSANREVGAMVHSLVSTLPLPQMRHLPLSACSLTQESFTALALVCKRGCLSSLRLLDLSYNSRVGDEGWAGLFGAGGGLGSLEEVDVSLRPASSAPATAWMPSLLAALPNLPALARLAMQRWTLTSQARDRLGHALKKRHVQLEWDPPTKDATSSYSPANQDRAEELHSEE, encoded by the exons ATGTCGTTTTGTGTCCAGACTTTGACCCCACGTGACTTTCCTCCACACACCGCGGCAGCggaggcggcagcggcggcggctgtTTGCGCAGGTCTTCAGATGGAGTCTGCAG ATGGGCAGCGGGGGCGGGACACGAGCCAAAGGCGCTCTCCTCTTGACCTCATCATGAACCAGATCCGCAGGAAGCGCACGGCGGCAGACAGGAAGCCTTCTGTCCTGTCTTGTACCTcggacagaggagggatccccgAAGACACCgaggacagagaggggagaggagagggccCAG CTGTAGCTGACTCGGTGCAGACGGAGCGAGACCTGGCctgggggagggtgtgtgtgttcctgcaccAGCTGGGCAAGACAGCTGACCATCGTAGCCTGAAGCTCGCTCACTGTGACCTCACTGCAACCGACCTACTAGAGCtgg ctactttgctctgctgcctgccTCAGCTGGAAGAAATGGACCTGTCTTGGAACGAGCTGATTGGCGGTTCTCTGCCCTCACTGACCACTCATATCCAGCACGTGGGCAGGATCAGAACTCTGAAGCTGTGCAGCTGTAGGCTGAACGCTGATGACATCACTGCACTGG GTGAGGCTCTTGAGTGTGTGCCCTTCTTGGAAATGCTGGATTTGTCCTGGAATGTTGGCGTCGGGGGCGGAGCTTTGCGTGGCCTGCTGGATAAACTCCACCCACAGCTCAGGGAGCTACACCTGGTGGCCTGCCAACTCATTTCCACCGACGCAGCTATACTGG GAGCTGCAGTGAGCGCTCTGCCTAGGCTGTGCGTGCTGGATGTCTCCTGCAACCCTCTCCTGGCGGAGGAGTCCAACGAGGAGGCGTCGGGGGGCATCAGACGGctggctctctccctctctcacatcgcCTCCCTCGCCACGTTACGTCTGCAGGCGTGTggactgacgtcacacagccttGACGCCCTCG GTGGTTTGTTCCGCTGCCTCCCAGCTATGCGCGAGTTGGACCTGTCCTGTAACAAAGGCCTGTCTGGCGGGTTGTCTCACCTCACCTCCCACCTGTCTCACCTCACACACCTGGAGAGCCTTGACCTGCACCTCTGCTGCCTCACACACAGCGATCTGGAGTCTCTCG TCCAGGTGCTGCCCTCTCTCCCTGAGTTGACGGATGCGGATTTGTCGGCGAATAGGGAGGTCGGGGCTATGGTCCATTCCCTCGTCTCCACCCTGCCACTGCCACAGATGAGGCACCTCCCGCTCAGCGCCTGCAGCCTGACTCAAGAGTCATTCACCGCCCTTG CTTTGGTGTGTAAGCGtggctgtctgtcctctctccgcCTGCTGGACCTGTCCTACAACAGCCGGGTCGGGGAcgagggctgggctgggctgtttGGTGCCGGAGGAGGCCTGGGCTCGCTGGAGGAAGTGGACGTCAGCCTCCGACCTGCGAGCTCCGCCCCCGCTACCGCCTGGATGCCCTCCTTGCTGGCGGCCTTGCCAAATTTACCCGCCCTGGCTCGGCTGGCGATGCAGCGGTGGACGCTCACCAGCCAGGCCAGAGACCGCCTCGGCCACGCCCTCAAGAAGAGGCACGTCCAGTTGGAGTGGGACCCGCCCACCAAGGACGCTACCTCATCATATAGCCCGGCCAATCAGGACAGGGCTGAGGAGCTTCACAGTGAGGAGTGA
- the LOC130129905 gene encoding myoneurin-like isoform X2 translates to MAHMTSHGKLLLQRLHQQREMDFLCDITIAVKDVEFRAHRNILAAFSMYFSSQASEGQEVMVLDQDKVSWYALEKLLEFVYTGQMSLSSNGLASVNNAAVFLGMPEATQYLKDNPNWADPNAVSQTEATVESALTCPSTAAEPRPSSPVAPDTPAEFEPLSVSEYSEEKDTGGGGGEQQEEESDGKKREGQEEEAEKDEETVVEDKSDEDYTPPTPRSTQRGQGRKRGRKPKMMSADRAISTTSSGDAEAPPLAHRGRGRGRGRRGRGRGIGRSKERPSGELSDAGMKEDGDMSPGGTAAKRARRGSRGGKRGRGSVRGRGRRRDLHSGSSEEEEKEEDNRVKNSEGEGGNEMEGMYKVEDKDGDWVPDEEKKPLERVKKTTVCSECNKVFTEASSLRRHMKIHRGLKPFKCIFCSKTFRQGTQLKTHLRIHTGEKPFSCTHCEKCFAQKCQLVAHCRMYHGEEKPYTCERCGLKFATSSNYKIHIRLHSGEKPYVCDVCGQAFAQSSTLTYHKRRHTGEKPYQCDTCGMSFSVSSSLITHARKHTGETPYKCPHCETSFATSSEMKKHIRRLHPEGNPGVQCLLCGNRFASVRNMIKHQEKAHADEVRHHKERARAVFLLASTHPVAIVQSKLAQGSSKSPVSVSDMEPHNPEPATPDPKVMVTTTIPIHNLKTEPSDPAITSPEAVNFEPDSEPTISSDTLHALVEQLRPTSPAQGLQQIVIIRTLDNGEPSPSQS, encoded by the exons ATGGCACATATGACGAGTCACGGGAAGCTCCTCCTGCAGCGACTGCATCAGCAGCGAGAGATGGACTTCCTGTGTGACATCACCATCGCTGTGAAAGACGTGGAGTTCCGGGCCCATCGCAACATCCTGGCCGCGTTCAGCATGTACTTCTCCTCCCAGGCCAGTGAAGGTCAGGAGGTCATGGTGCTGGACCAAGATAAAGTCAGCTGGTACGCACTGGAGAAGCTGCTGGAGTTTGTCTACACAGGACAGATGAGTCTCAGCAG TAACGGGCTAGCTTCGGTGAATAACGCGGCGGTCTTCCTGGGAATGCCTGAGGCCACGCAGTACCTGAAGGACAACCCCAACTGGGCGGACCCGAACGCTGTATCCCAAACGGAGGCAACAGTGGAGTCTGCCCTCACCTGCCCTTCTACCGCCGCCGAGCCCAGGCCTTCCTCTCCTGTGGCACCTGATACCCCAGCGGAGTTTGAGCCCCTCTCTGTTTCCGAGTACAGTGAGGAGAAGGACACTGGCGGGGGAGGTGgagagcagcaggaggaggagagtgatggcaagaagagagagggacaggaggAGGAAGCGGAGAAGGATGAAGAGACAGTGGTGGAGGACAAAAGCGATGAAGATTACACCCCGCCAACCCCCCGAAGCACACAGAGAGGACAGGGCAGGAAGAGGGGCAGGAAGCCCAAGATGATGAGTGCAGACCGAGCTATATCCACCACCAGCAGCGGAGACGCTGAAGCCCCGCCCCTCGCTCACAGAGGCCGaggcagggggagggggaggagggggagaggtagAGGTATCGGCAGAAGTAAAGAGCGCCCCTCAGGAGAGTTGTCTGACGCTGGCATGAAGGAGGATGGTGACATGTCCCCAGGGGGAACTGCAGCCAAGAGGGCGCGGCGGGGTAGCAGAGGGGgcaagagaggcagagggagtgtAAGAGGACGAGGTAGAAGAAGGGATCTCCATTCAGGCagctcagaagaagaagaaaaggaagaggaTAATAGGGTGAAGAAttcagagggggagggagggaacgAGATGGAGGGAATGTACAAGGTGGAGGACAAGGATGGGGACTGGGTCCCGGATGAGGAGAAGAAACCACTTGAGAGAGTCAAGAAAACGACGGTGTGCAGCGAGTGCAACAAGGTTTTCACTGAGGCCAGTAGCTTACGCAGACACATGAAGATCCACCGGGGACTGAAGCCATTCAAATGCATATTCTGCTCCAAAACCTTCAGACAGGGAACCCAGCTGAAAACTCACCTGCGCATACACACAG GAGAGAAACCTTTTTCTTGCACCCACTGCGAGAAGTGTTTTGCCCAGAAGTGCCAGTTGGTAGCTCACTGCAGAATGTACCACGGGGAGGAGAAACCCTATACTTGTGAGCGCTGTGGCCTCAAGTTTGCTACGTCGTCCAACTATAAAATACACATTAG actgcaCAGCGGGGAGAAACCGTACGTCTGTGACGTCTGCGGTCAGGCCTTTGCACAGTCCAGCACGCTGACCTATCACAAGCGACGACACACTGGAGAGAAACCCTACCAGTGTGACACATGCGGCATGTCCTTCTCCGTGTCCTCCTCGCtcatcacacacgcacgcaaacacacag GAGAGACTCCGTACAAGTGCCCGCATTGTGAGACGAGTTTTGCTACGTCTTCAGAGATGAAGAAACATATACGCAGGCTCCATCCTG AGGGTAACCCGGGTGTGCAGTGCCTGCTGTGTGGTAACCGGTTTGCCAGTGTGAGGAACATGATAAAGCATCAGGAGAAGGCGCATGCCGATGAGGTGCGACATCACAAGGAGAGAGCCCGTGCTG TATTCCTTCTGGCTTCGACCCATCCTGTGGCCATCGTCCAGAGCAAACTCGCCCAAGGCAGCAGTAAAAGCCCGGTCTCCGTCTCTGACATGGAGCCACACAACCCGGAGCCAGCCACCCCAGACCCCAAAGTCATGGTGACTACCACAATCCCCATCCACAACCTCAAGACAGAGCCCTCTGACCCCGCCATCACCAGCCCTGAGGCAGTCAACTTTGAACCTGACTCGGAGCCGACCATCAGCTCCGACACCCTGCACGCACTGGTGGAGCAGCTGCGACCAACCTCCCCGGCCCAGGGTCTGCAGCAGATTGTCATCATCCGGACCCTGGATAACGGGGAGCCCAGTCCCTCTCAGTCATGA
- the LOC130129905 gene encoding myoneurin-like isoform X1, producing MFPYVLSISCFDVNSCVSIILTTEMAHMTSHGKLLLQRLHQQREMDFLCDITIAVKDVEFRAHRNILAAFSMYFSSQASEGQEVMVLDQDKVSWYALEKLLEFVYTGQMSLSSNGLASVNNAAVFLGMPEATQYLKDNPNWADPNAVSQTEATVESALTCPSTAAEPRPSSPVAPDTPAEFEPLSVSEYSEEKDTGGGGGEQQEEESDGKKREGQEEEAEKDEETVVEDKSDEDYTPPTPRSTQRGQGRKRGRKPKMMSADRAISTTSSGDAEAPPLAHRGRGRGRGRRGRGRGIGRSKERPSGELSDAGMKEDGDMSPGGTAAKRARRGSRGGKRGRGSVRGRGRRRDLHSGSSEEEEKEEDNRVKNSEGEGGNEMEGMYKVEDKDGDWVPDEEKKPLERVKKTTVCSECNKVFTEASSLRRHMKIHRGLKPFKCIFCSKTFRQGTQLKTHLRIHTGEKPFSCTHCEKCFAQKCQLVAHCRMYHGEEKPYTCERCGLKFATSSNYKIHIRLHSGEKPYVCDVCGQAFAQSSTLTYHKRRHTGEKPYQCDTCGMSFSVSSSLITHARKHTGETPYKCPHCETSFATSSEMKKHIRRLHPEGNPGVQCLLCGNRFASVRNMIKHQEKAHADEVRHHKERARAVFLLASTHPVAIVQSKLAQGSSKSPVSVSDMEPHNPEPATPDPKVMVTTTIPIHNLKTEPSDPAITSPEAVNFEPDSEPTISSDTLHALVEQLRPTSPAQGLQQIVIIRTLDNGEPSPSQS from the exons ATGTTCCCCTATGTTTTGTCTATAAGCTGCTTTGATGTTAACTCTTGTGTCAGTATTATCCTGACCACAGAGATGGCACATATGACGAGTCACGGGAAGCTCCTCCTGCAGCGACTGCATCAGCAGCGAGAGATGGACTTCCTGTGTGACATCACCATCGCTGTGAAAGACGTGGAGTTCCGGGCCCATCGCAACATCCTGGCCGCGTTCAGCATGTACTTCTCCTCCCAGGCCAGTGAAGGTCAGGAGGTCATGGTGCTGGACCAAGATAAAGTCAGCTGGTACGCACTGGAGAAGCTGCTGGAGTTTGTCTACACAGGACAGATGAGTCTCAGCAG TAACGGGCTAGCTTCGGTGAATAACGCGGCGGTCTTCCTGGGAATGCCTGAGGCCACGCAGTACCTGAAGGACAACCCCAACTGGGCGGACCCGAACGCTGTATCCCAAACGGAGGCAACAGTGGAGTCTGCCCTCACCTGCCCTTCTACCGCCGCCGAGCCCAGGCCTTCCTCTCCTGTGGCACCTGATACCCCAGCGGAGTTTGAGCCCCTCTCTGTTTCCGAGTACAGTGAGGAGAAGGACACTGGCGGGGGAGGTGgagagcagcaggaggaggagagtgatggcaagaagagagagggacaggaggAGGAAGCGGAGAAGGATGAAGAGACAGTGGTGGAGGACAAAAGCGATGAAGATTACACCCCGCCAACCCCCCGAAGCACACAGAGAGGACAGGGCAGGAAGAGGGGCAGGAAGCCCAAGATGATGAGTGCAGACCGAGCTATATCCACCACCAGCAGCGGAGACGCTGAAGCCCCGCCCCTCGCTCACAGAGGCCGaggcagggggagggggaggagggggagaggtagAGGTATCGGCAGAAGTAAAGAGCGCCCCTCAGGAGAGTTGTCTGACGCTGGCATGAAGGAGGATGGTGACATGTCCCCAGGGGGAACTGCAGCCAAGAGGGCGCGGCGGGGTAGCAGAGGGGgcaagagaggcagagggagtgtAAGAGGACGAGGTAGAAGAAGGGATCTCCATTCAGGCagctcagaagaagaagaaaaggaagaggaTAATAGGGTGAAGAAttcagagggggagggagggaacgAGATGGAGGGAATGTACAAGGTGGAGGACAAGGATGGGGACTGGGTCCCGGATGAGGAGAAGAAACCACTTGAGAGAGTCAAGAAAACGACGGTGTGCAGCGAGTGCAACAAGGTTTTCACTGAGGCCAGTAGCTTACGCAGACACATGAAGATCCACCGGGGACTGAAGCCATTCAAATGCATATTCTGCTCCAAAACCTTCAGACAGGGAACCCAGCTGAAAACTCACCTGCGCATACACACAG GAGAGAAACCTTTTTCTTGCACCCACTGCGAGAAGTGTTTTGCCCAGAAGTGCCAGTTGGTAGCTCACTGCAGAATGTACCACGGGGAGGAGAAACCCTATACTTGTGAGCGCTGTGGCCTCAAGTTTGCTACGTCGTCCAACTATAAAATACACATTAG actgcaCAGCGGGGAGAAACCGTACGTCTGTGACGTCTGCGGTCAGGCCTTTGCACAGTCCAGCACGCTGACCTATCACAAGCGACGACACACTGGAGAGAAACCCTACCAGTGTGACACATGCGGCATGTCCTTCTCCGTGTCCTCCTCGCtcatcacacacgcacgcaaacacacag GAGAGACTCCGTACAAGTGCCCGCATTGTGAGACGAGTTTTGCTACGTCTTCAGAGATGAAGAAACATATACGCAGGCTCCATCCTG AGGGTAACCCGGGTGTGCAGTGCCTGCTGTGTGGTAACCGGTTTGCCAGTGTGAGGAACATGATAAAGCATCAGGAGAAGGCGCATGCCGATGAGGTGCGACATCACAAGGAGAGAGCCCGTGCTG TATTCCTTCTGGCTTCGACCCATCCTGTGGCCATCGTCCAGAGCAAACTCGCCCAAGGCAGCAGTAAAAGCCCGGTCTCCGTCTCTGACATGGAGCCACACAACCCGGAGCCAGCCACCCCAGACCCCAAAGTCATGGTGACTACCACAATCCCCATCCACAACCTCAAGACAGAGCCCTCTGACCCCGCCATCACCAGCCCTGAGGCAGTCAACTTTGAACCTGACTCGGAGCCGACCATCAGCTCCGACACCCTGCACGCACTGGTGGAGCAGCTGCGACCAACCTCCCCGGCCCAGGGTCTGCAGCAGATTGTCATCATCCGGACCCTGGATAACGGGGAGCCCAGTCCCTCTCAGTCATGA
- the lrrc31 gene encoding leucine-rich repeat-containing protein 31 isoform X1 produces MSFCVQTLTPRDFPPHTAAAEAAAAAAVCAGLQMESADGQRGRDTSQRRSPLDLIMNQIRRKRTAADRKPSVLSCTSDRGGIPEDTEDREGRGEGPAVADSVQTERDLAWGRVCVFLHQLGKTADHRSLKLAHCDLTATDLLELATLLCCLPQLEEMDLSWNELIGGSLPSLTTHIQHVGRIRTLKLCSCRLNADDITALGEALECVPFLEMLDLSWNVGVGGGALRGLLDKLHPQLRELHLVACQLISTDAAILGAAVSALPRLCVLDVSCNPLLAEESNEEASGGIRRLALSLSHIASLATLRLQACGLTSHSLDALGGLFRCLPAMRELDLSCNKGLSGGLSHLTSHLSHLTHLESLDLHLCCLTHSDLESLVQVLPSLPELTDADLSANREVGAMVHSLVSTLPLPQMRHLPLSACSLTQESFTALALAVPFLKSVDVSWCKVVGGRLALLLDALQPSVIRELRLSSCQLTTDDLRHLALVCKRGCLSSLRLLDLSYNSRVGDEGWAGLFGAGGGLGSLEEVDVSLRPASSAPATAWMPSLLAALPNLPALARLAMQRWTLTSQARDRLGHALKKRHVQLEWDPPTKDATSSYSPANQDRAEELHSEE; encoded by the exons ATGTCGTTTTGTGTCCAGACTTTGACCCCACGTGACTTTCCTCCACACACCGCGGCAGCggaggcggcagcggcggcggctgtTTGCGCAGGTCTTCAGATGGAGTCTGCAG ATGGGCAGCGGGGGCGGGACACGAGCCAAAGGCGCTCTCCTCTTGACCTCATCATGAACCAGATCCGCAGGAAGCGCACGGCGGCAGACAGGAAGCCTTCTGTCCTGTCTTGTACCTcggacagaggagggatccccgAAGACACCgaggacagagaggggagaggagagggccCAG CTGTAGCTGACTCGGTGCAGACGGAGCGAGACCTGGCctgggggagggtgtgtgtgttcctgcaccAGCTGGGCAAGACAGCTGACCATCGTAGCCTGAAGCTCGCTCACTGTGACCTCACTGCAACCGACCTACTAGAGCtgg ctactttgctctgctgcctgccTCAGCTGGAAGAAATGGACCTGTCTTGGAACGAGCTGATTGGCGGTTCTCTGCCCTCACTGACCACTCATATCCAGCACGTGGGCAGGATCAGAACTCTGAAGCTGTGCAGCTGTAGGCTGAACGCTGATGACATCACTGCACTGG GTGAGGCTCTTGAGTGTGTGCCCTTCTTGGAAATGCTGGATTTGTCCTGGAATGTTGGCGTCGGGGGCGGAGCTTTGCGTGGCCTGCTGGATAAACTCCACCCACAGCTCAGGGAGCTACACCTGGTGGCCTGCCAACTCATTTCCACCGACGCAGCTATACTGG GAGCTGCAGTGAGCGCTCTGCCTAGGCTGTGCGTGCTGGATGTCTCCTGCAACCCTCTCCTGGCGGAGGAGTCCAACGAGGAGGCGTCGGGGGGCATCAGACGGctggctctctccctctctcacatcgcCTCCCTCGCCACGTTACGTCTGCAGGCGTGTggactgacgtcacacagccttGACGCCCTCG GTGGTTTGTTCCGCTGCCTCCCAGCTATGCGCGAGTTGGACCTGTCCTGTAACAAAGGCCTGTCTGGCGGGTTGTCTCACCTCACCTCCCACCTGTCTCACCTCACACACCTGGAGAGCCTTGACCTGCACCTCTGCTGCCTCACACACAGCGATCTGGAGTCTCTCG TCCAGGTGCTGCCCTCTCTCCCTGAGTTGACGGATGCGGATTTGTCGGCGAATAGGGAGGTCGGGGCTATGGTCCATTCCCTCGTCTCCACCCTGCCACTGCCACAGATGAGGCACCTCCCGCTCAGCGCCTGCAGCCTGACTCAAGAGTCATTCACCGCCCTTG CGTTGGCTGTGCCATTCCTCAAAAGCGTGGATGTGTCCTGGTGCAAGGTGGTGGGTGGTCGCCTGGCGCTGCTGTTGGATGCTTTGCAGCCGTCAGTCATCCGGGAGCTCCGCCTCAGCAGCTGTCAGCTCACCACCGACGACCTGCGTCACCTAG CTTTGGTGTGTAAGCGtggctgtctgtcctctctccgcCTGCTGGACCTGTCCTACAACAGCCGGGTCGGGGAcgagggctgggctgggctgtttGGTGCCGGAGGAGGCCTGGGCTCGCTGGAGGAAGTGGACGTCAGCCTCCGACCTGCGAGCTCCGCCCCCGCTACCGCCTGGATGCCCTCCTTGCTGGCGGCCTTGCCAAATTTACCCGCCCTGGCTCGGCTGGCGATGCAGCGGTGGACGCTCACCAGCCAGGCCAGAGACCGCCTCGGCCACGCCCTCAAGAAGAGGCACGTCCAGTTGGAGTGGGACCCGCCCACCAAGGACGCTACCTCATCATATAGCCCGGCCAATCAGGACAGGGCTGAGGAGCTTCACAGTGAGGAGTGA
- the lrrc34 gene encoding leucine-rich repeat-containing protein 34, which yields MCNDIQTDGAEALAKSLHHNSVLVSLRLNGNKIGNKGAMSIASMLQINNTLQELDLADCDLGTQGVVALAIVLNSNKSLHSINISRPLLFSHQEETIVHMSHMLSVNSTLRELHLGKMALTDSGMERLAEGLHVNHSLRYLDLRCNRVTRDGAQCLAEVLKRSVTLEVIDLSSNRIEDEGAVYLSEAIAWPACRLQALSITSNNIGGEGLVSLAKALQINRTLTHLYIWGNRLEEPVCQGFRELLASGRLPADNTDVSAYEVDGRVYLAEAPHSLRRHYCWTPTQGQGGSPATNAPLAPKANSPTNTALG from the exons ATGTGTAATGATATACAAACAGATGGAGCTGAAGCCCTTGCCAAGAGTCTGCAt CATAACAGTGTCCTTGTGTCTCTGAGACTGAATGGTAATAAGATTGGGAATAAGGGAGCCATGTCCATCGCTAGCATGCTGCAGATCAACAACACGTTACAGGAGCTAGACCTGGCTGACTGTGACCTG GGCACCCAGGGGGTTGTAGCGCTCGCCATTGTGTTGAACAGCAACAAGAGTCTCCACTCCATCAATATCAGCCGACCACTCCTCTTCAGCCAccag GAGGAGACCATTGTGCACATGTCTCATATGTTGTCGGTGAACAGCACTCTGAGGGAGCTCCACCTGGGGAAGATGGCCCTGACTGACTCTGGGATGGAGAGGCTGGCTGAGGGCCTGCACGTCAACCACAGCCTGCGTTACCTGGACTTGCGCTG TAACCGTGTGACTCGTGATGGGGCGCAGTGTCTCGCTGAGGTGTTAAAGAGGAGCGTCACCTTGGAGGTCATAGATCTGTCATCCAATCGGATCGAGGACGAAGGCGCTGTGTACTTGAGCGAGGCCATCGCATGGCCAGCCTGTAGGCTGCAAGC gCTGTCGATCACCAGTAACAACATAGGCGGCGAGGGTCTGGTGTCGCTGGCTAAAGCCCTGCAGATAAACAGGACTCTTACTCACCTCTACATCTGGGGAAACCGCCTGGAAGAGCCGGTCTGTCAG GGCTTCAGAGAGCTGCTCGCCAGCGGCCGCTTGCCCGCTGACAACACAGACGTGAGTGCGTACGAAGTGGACGGCCGTGTATATCTTGCTGAAGCGCCACACAGCCTGAGGAGACACTACTGCTGGACCCCCACCCAAGGACAGGGCGGGAGCCCTGCCACCAACGCTCCCCTGGCTCCCAAAGCAAACTCGCCCACAAACACCGCCCTTGGCTGA